The nucleotide window ACGGGCCCTTCAGTATCTGCGACTACTGCAATAGCTTTAATCTCAGTATCGCCTTCTGATACAGCCTTGAAAATAGCTGTTCTTTCAGCACAGTTAGTCAGACCATAGGAGGCGTTTTCGATATTGCAGCCAAGATAGACTTGGTTATTGCTAGTGATGATTGCGGCGCCAACCTGAAACTTAGAATATGGAACGTATGCTGTGTTTCTTGCTTCGATAGCTTTTTCAACAAGCGTTTTTTTATCCATCGTCCATTCTCCATTCCCAATTGAATATTTGTTAATGCTTAGTATGAAGACTCAGAAGTCAGGCCGTTTACGATTGCCACGCCAGAGCTTGCACCAATTCTAGTTGCGCCAGCTTCAATCATGTTTTGTGCATCTTCAAGGCTTCTGACTCCACCTGAAGCTTTAACGCCAAGATCAGGGCCAACGGTTTTTCTCATGAGGGCGATGTCTTCCACAGTTGCTCCACCTGTTGAGAAACCAGTTGAAGTCTTTACGAAATCTGCTCCAGCATTAACAGAAAGCTTGCATGCCATTTCTTTTTCCTCGTCAGTAAGAAGGCAAGTCTCAATGATGACTTTAGTCAAAGCTTTGCCTTTTGCAGCGTCAACTACAGCCTTGATATCATTTTCAACTACATCGTACTTTTTATCTTTTAATGCGCCGATGTTGATGACCATGTCCACTTCAGTAGCACCATTTTCGATTGCATCCTTTGTTTCGAAAGCTTTTACTTCAGAAGTAGAAGCTCCTAGAGGGAAGCCGATTACTGTACAAACTTCTACACCTTCAGCATCCTTAAGAATTTCAGCAGCTTTCTTAACCCATGTTGGGTTAACGCAAACAGAAGCAAATTTATATTCTTTTGCTTCCTCAGCCAGCTTTACAATCTCCGCTTCGGTTGCAGTCGCTTTAAGTAATGTGTGGTCGATCATTCTTGCCAAATCTTTAGTCATTTGCTCAAACCCTTTCCGTATAAAAAATATGTTGAAACGCTTTCATTATGAAGAAAATATATCGCACAAATTTATTATGTGTTACTTACATGAATAATATATCAGGTAGGTGAACATATGTAAATAACCTCGTGAACATATGTAAAAATAAAATATGGAAATACATGAATTTGTCATATTTCATATCAAAATTTTCTTTTGACTTTGAATTGGTATTTCATTATAGTTGCTATATAAAAATGAATAAATCATCCTGCATTCGCGGGAGAGGTTCATAGCGGACACCCTCTATAAAAAACTATGGCTTTGATTAATTCAACCATATCCCAGAGGATATGGTTTTTTATTTGATCAGCAGGGTTCCTGGCATCGAATAGCGTTTGCAGATATAATAGGGGGCAATTAAAATGGCTGGAAGAAAAGATGAGGAATTGAAAGATATAACATTGCTTGGCAATCAGGGGACGAAATACTTATTTGAATACAGTCCTGAAATCCTTGAAACGTTTGAAAATAAACATCCAAACCGGGATTACTTCGTGAAATTCAACACACCAGAATTCACAAGTCTTTGCCCGATTACAGGACAGCCTGACTTTGCGTCCATTTATATCAGCTACATCCCAGACAAGTTGATGGTCGAAAGCAAGTCGCTGAAGCTTTATCTTTTCAGCTTCAGGAACCATGGTGACTTCCATGAAGATTGCATGAACATCATCATGAACGATTTGATTAAGCTGATGGATCCAAGATATATTGAGGTTTGGGGCAAATTCACACCAAGAGGCGGAATCTCAATCGATCCTTACACCAACTACGGCAAGCCTGGTACTAAGTACGAAGAAATGGCTGATTACCGGATGATGAACCATGATATGTATCCGGAAAAAGTGGATAATCGCTAATACGGAAAGAGCAGCTGCACACGCTGCTCTTTTTTTAGTGGAAAAAAGCACGGATATTTTCCATTTCGCTATAAAAATCGGGATTTCGCTATAAAAATCGGGATTTCGCTATAAAAAAGTTTTTTTCGCTATAAAAATAAAAATTCCGCTATAAAAAATAAAAATTCCGCTATAAAAAATATAAATTCGCTATAAAAAAGAAATTTCCGCTATAAAAAGCTGATACTCGCTATAAAATAGAACTTTCCGCCATATAAGCGGAGTGTTTACGCTACGGAACTGACTTTTTCACCCACAAAAACCGCCTGGGTCCAGGATCTCAGGCGGTTTTGGGTTCATTTTACGATACAAAAACCAATTCTTTTGGAAATTTCGTTAAAATTTCGATTCCATCCTCTGTAATGACCACGTCATCTTCAATTCTGACTCCAGCCACGCCTGGTACATATATTCCGGGTTCAGCAGTGAACACCATCCCTTTTTCCATTAATAAAGGATTGGTGCTTGTTAATGAAGGATACTCGTGGACGCTGACTCCGAGTCCGTGTCCGAGGCGGTGAGGGAAGTAGTCCCCGTATCCAGCTTCTTCAATCACACGGCGTGCGGCAAGATCGACCTCTGAGCATGCAATACCAGCTCGTGCAGTATCAAGGGCTGTCAGTTGAGCTTTTAAAACGGTATGATAAATTTCTTCCTGCTGTTTGTTGATCTCACCGTAAGCAACAGTCCTCGTGATATCAGAGCAGTAGCCATCCATTACAACGCCAAGGTCGAACAAGACGAGGTCGCCCTTTTTAATTTTTGTCAGTCCAGGTGTACCGTGTGGAGCTGCTGCATTTTTACCAGTAAGGACCATCGTTGAAAACGACATTTCTGTTACGCCTTTTTTCTTCAATTCGTATTCAATCGCCGCAAGGACATCCAGCTCGGTTTTGCCTTCCTGTATTTCATTTACTCCTGTCTGGATGGCAAAGTCGGCTAATTCACATGCAACCCTCAGTTTCTGCAATTCTTCTTCGCTTTTTACCATACGCATGATGCGCAATTTTTCTTCCGCCGAAACAAATTCGGAACCGCCAAAAAGTCCAGCCATTTTTTCATAGCGCTCTACATTTAGTTGTTCCTTCTCGATGGCGGTTTTCTTGACGGAAGAAACGCGCTTTTTAATGGCATTGTAAGCAAGTTCCATTGAATCATCCGTATCGCTGTAGCCGATGATTTCCATGTCCCAGCCCGCATTTTTCGCATTTTCCTTATCCATCGCCGGGCAAATCATGAATGGCTCGGCATCTGGGAAAACGGCAACTG belongs to Mesobacillus subterraneus and includes:
- a CDS encoding cytidine deaminase — protein: MDKKTLVEKAIEARNTAYVPYSKFQVGAAIITSNNQVYLGCNIENASYGLTNCAERTAIFKAVSEGDTEIKAIAVVADTEGPVSPCGACRQVIAEFATDETKIYLANLNGDVKETTISEILPGYFTSKDMDKVDLSKKMV
- the deoC gene encoding deoxyribose-phosphate aldolase, whose protein sequence is MTKDLARMIDHTLLKATATEAEIVKLAEEAKEYKFASVCVNPTWVKKAAEILKDAEGVEVCTVIGFPLGASTSEVKAFETKDAIENGATEVDMVINIGALKDKKYDVVENDIKAVVDAAKGKALTKVIIETCLLTDEEKEMACKLSVNAGADFVKTSTGFSTGGATVEDIALMRKTVGPDLGVKASGGVRSLEDAQNMIEAGATRIGASSGVAIVNGLTSESSY
- the queF gene encoding preQ(1) synthase; amino-acid sequence: MAGRKDEELKDITLLGNQGTKYLFEYSPEILETFENKHPNRDYFVKFNTPEFTSLCPITGQPDFASIYISYIPDKLMVESKSLKLYLFSFRNHGDFHEDCMNIIMNDLIKLMDPRYIEVWGKFTPRGGISIDPYTNYGKPGTKYEEMADYRMMNHDMYPEKVDNR
- a CDS encoding M24 family metallopeptidase; the encoded protein is MTERLAALSGWMKDNNVDVTFVTSPDNVFYLSGFLSDPHERLLAVAVFPDAEPFMICPAMDKENAKNAGWDMEIIGYSDTDDSMELAYNAIKKRVSSVKKTAIEKEQLNVERYEKMAGLFGGSEFVSAEEKLRIMRMVKSEEELQKLRVACELADFAIQTGVNEIQEGKTELDVLAAIEYELKKKGVTEMSFSTMVLTGKNAAAPHGTPGLTKIKKGDLVLFDLGVVMDGYCSDITRTVAYGEINKQQEEIYHTVLKAQLTALDTARAGIACSEVDLAARRVIEEAGYGDYFPHRLGHGLGVSVHEYPSLTSTNPLLMEKGMVFTAEPGIYVPGVAGVRIEDDVVITEDGIEILTKFPKELVFVS